The following proteins come from a genomic window of Betaproteobacteria bacterium:
- a CDS encoding flagellar protein FliT, with the protein MTIDSQRLLSAYDCLARTTGHMLSAAQSGAWDKLIDLERHCADLVARMSALETEEPLPEDLRQHKATMIRKVLADDAAIRNITEPWLHQLGTMLSCNGQERRLLHAYGPPREN; encoded by the coding sequence ATGACGATAGACAGCCAACGTCTGCTCAGCGCCTACGACTGCCTCGCCCGCACGACGGGACACATGCTCAGCGCCGCGCAAAGCGGCGCATGGGACAAGCTGATCGACCTGGAAAGGCACTGCGCCGACCTGGTCGCGCGCATGTCCGCGCTGGAGACCGAGGAGCCGCTGCCCGAGGACCTGCGCCAGCACAAGGCGACGATGATCCGCAAGGTGCTGGCCGACGATGCGGCGATTCGCAATATCACCGAGCCCTGGTTGCATCAGCTCGGCACGATGCTGAGCTGCAATGGACAGGAGCGCCGGCTGTTGCATGCATACGGCCCGCCGCGCGAGAACTGA
- the fliS gene encoding flagellar export chaperone FliS produces the protein MYSAARKAIDAYAEVGVETGVAAADPHKLILMLFDGTLAAIAKARLAMSRGEIAAKGAAISKAIEIIDGGLKASLDVGAGGALAERLAALYDYMLNRLLAANLRNDTSLLDETTRLLNELRGAWAQIGNAAATAGEAGK, from the coding sequence ATGTATTCAGCCGCACGCAAGGCCATCGACGCATACGCCGAAGTGGGGGTCGAGACCGGGGTCGCAGCCGCCGATCCGCACAAGCTCATCCTGATGCTGTTCGACGGCACGCTGGCGGCCATCGCCAAGGCGCGGCTCGCCATGAGCCGCGGCGAAATCGCAGCCAAGGGCGCCGCCATCTCCAAGGCCATCGAGATCATCGACGGCGGGCTCAAAGCGAGCCTGGACGTGGGCGCAGGCGGCGCGCTGGCCGAACGGCTCGCAGCCCTTTACGACTACATGCTCAACCGCCTGCTGGCGGCGAACCTGCGCAACGACACCTCGCTCCTGGACGAGACCACGCGGCTGCTCAACGAGCTGCGCGGCGCCTGGGCGCAGATCGGCAATGCAGCCGCGACGGCCGGCGAGGCGGGCAAATGA